One region of Cheilinus undulatus linkage group 4, ASM1832078v1, whole genome shotgun sequence genomic DNA includes:
- the LOC121507935 gene encoding basement membrane proteoglycan-like codes for MFLCKGIFALAFFNFLNDIHVSGCDTNCSDKPKFTPSTLVVKYGDPASAICTVCERDCLNQVFDLERSVGSRTKNGTTITWTIDSLTEWDLSLQCYYNTESNDQCCSILPFTLYKPPDTVSFSFSDHTGPLLEYKLYTMECNVKNVAPIENVTAVFYRDDNPFVWVKVRDLNDIKPVDHIFTHEIFPMRYQEGAVYWCAAELNLGSEGPQPPPEVMSQKMPTTIYYKPELGTRGFPEMKDAVEGDKLELNCTCIGNPTPSYNWTHPSGRPFPFTGSILIIDSVTTEDSGRFTCRAINSVGSFKVEFDVNVRVNYIKYIIVGLLIGLVLLVVIAIIIYICYKNKRMGRNNLREVFGLRPQHAPVPNVE; via the exons ATGTTCTTATGTAAAGGGATTTTTGCTTTGGCTTTCTTTAACTTTCTCAACGACATCCATGTGTCCGGCTGTG ATACAAACTGTAGTGATAAACCAAAGTTTACTCCATCCACCCTGGTGGTAAAGTATGGTGATCCAGCATCTGCCATCTGCACCGTATGTGAGCGTGACTGTCTCAACCAGGTATTTGATTTAGAGCGTTCTGTGGGATCCAGAACTAAAAACGGAACCACTATTACATGGACAATTGACAGCCTGACCGAATGGGATCTATCTCTCCAATGCTATTATAATACTGAATCTAATGACCAGTGTTGTAGCATCCTGCCTTTCACTCTCTACA AGCCTCCGGATACGGTGTCCTTTAGTTTTAGTGACCACACTGGGCCGCTGTTAGAGTATAAACTCTACACTATGGAGTGTAATGTAAAGAATGTTGCTCCTATTGAAAACGTCACTGCAGTCTTCTACAGAGATGATAACCCATTTGTCTGGGTTAAGGTCAGAGATTTAAATGATATTAAACCAGTGGATCACATCTTTACACATGAAATTTTCCCCATGAGATATCAAGAAGGAGCTGTTTACTGGTGTGCTGCAGAGCTTAATCTGGGAAGTGAAGGACCACAGCCCCCTCCAGAGGTCATGTCACAGAAGATGCCTACCACTATTTACT ATAAGCCTGAGCTGGGCACACGAGGATTTCCAGAGATGAAAGACGCTGTTGAAGGAGACAAGCTGGAACTGAACTGCACGTGTATCGGTAACCCCACCCCCTCTTACAACTGGACCCATCCATCAGGGAGACCCTTCCCCTTCACAGGCAGTATCCTCATTATTGACTCTGTAACTACTGAAGATAGTGGCAGGTTCACCTGCAGGGCCATCAACAGCGTTGGGAGTTTCAAAGTGGAGTTTGATGTCAATGTCCGAG TCAACTACATCAAATACATCATAGTGGGGCTTCTCATCGGGCTTGTTCTGCTTGTTGTGATTGCGATTATCATCTACATCTGCTACAAAAACAAGCGAATGGGACGGAACAACCTGAGAGAAGTTTTCGGCTTACGCCCTCAACATGCCCCCGTACCGAATGTAGAGTAA